Within the Butyrivibrio sp. AE3004 genome, the region TGTTGCAGTAATCGGTCTGTCCCTTGTCCCCTTCCTTCAATATCTGGCAAAAAATTCCGGGGATATCGGACTGCGTGACCTTAGATTTTATTATCTTATATTCCTGTTCAACACGGTGAGCACCTATTTTGTGTCTTACAAGTACAGTCTTGTAAATGCGGAACAGAAAAATTATATACAGACAAACATAAACACCATAACAAAGATAGTAACTGTCTTTTTCCAGATAATAATTCTTCTGATCATTCCGAATTTCTATCTGTACCTGCTGACAGATGCTGTAGTTCAGCTTATACAAAAAATATTTGTAAGCAGCTACCTGAATAAGCTTTATCCATATCTTACGGATAAAAACATCACACCTCTTTCAAAAGAAGAACATGACGAGGTATGGAGAAAGACCAAAGCCCTTGTTATGCACAAAGTAGGTGACGTAGCGAGACTTCAGACAGATACCCTTATCATTTCCTCGTTCATAGAGGTAAAGGTCGCAGGTCATGTGGACAACTACACCATGGTAACCGGTACTATTGCCAATTTTGTCAACATCATTTTCAATTCGGTAATATCAGGCTTTGGCAATCTTATTGCAACGGAATCAAAGCAAAAACAGTATCAGACCTTTAAGGTTTATCGTTTTTTTGCCTCATGGGTGTACGGATTTTCAGCATGTGGATTTTTCATACTATTGCAGCCCCTCATCTATCTGTGGATTGTTAGAAAAAACGGTCCCGAATGGCTGCTTGCCACAGCTGCTGTATATTTACTTATTACCGATTATTATTTCAAGGGTGACAGAATTGTTTTATCCAACTATAAAACTGCTGCCGGAGTTTTTGAGCAGGACAAATATCTTGCACTTATCCAGGGCCTTGTTAATCTTGTTATCTCAATTGTTCTTGTACAAAAAATCGGTCTTGCGGGTATTTATGTCGGAACTGTCATATCAGGTCTTATCGCAAACATAACAAAGCCGGTAATAATATACAGAGTATGCTTTGAAAGAAGTGCCGCATCTTATTTTGCCGACAGTATAAAATACATCCTCACAGAGGCAGCAATAATATGTCTTTTGTATTTTATCAGTATTTTTGTTCTTAAAGAAATTACATTAGTAAGCTTTGCAGTAATGATCGTAATAGTAACCATCGTATTTAACAGTGTATTCTGGATACTGTTCCACAAAACTTATGAATACACATATCTTAAAAATATTGTATTAAGAAAGCTGGGTAAAGCATGAATCAGGAAACAATTGAGCAAATGATACGTGTAACCTCTACCGATCTTTTGGAAATCAATAACTACTCCGCAAAGGATCTGATGAAAGACGCTGCCAAGAAAGCATTGGGCAGAGCTACAACAAATCGTGATCCCATGTTCTGGCCTGCGGGTCTTTTGATGCTTGGCCTTACGGAAGCTGTTTTTGCTCCTTCCGGAGAGGTTCTGGGACTCATTTCAGACCCGGTCAGAGAAAATGCCATCGCTGTTCTTCGTTCATACTTTGATAAATGGATCAAATCCGGAAGTGATGCCCATTACGTTGATGATTCAATTGCAGGTGTTGCCCTGATTAATCTTTTCAAAGGCACGGACGAAAAGCGCTACCAGCACGGAGCTGTAAAAATAGCGAATTTCCTTGCTCAATGCCCAAAAAACTCCGAAGAAAGTATTATTTATAATCCTTCAAAGGGAAATGACCTTGTTTACGCTGACGGCGCAGGACAATCCGCTATGTTTCTTTCAAAATACGCTACGGAATTTCACAAAAAGAATGCTCTTTTGCTTGCAGCAAAACAGCTTATCAATTTTCATTCAAACGGCTTTGATGAAAGATCCGGCCTTCCATATCATGCTTTTTCCCTATCATCCGAAAAAAAACTTGGAATAATAGGATGGGGCCGTGCCGTTGGGTGGCTGATGATGGGTTATTCCGAGCTACTTGCAAACCTTCAAAAGGAATCAGATCATAGTGAAAATGCTATCAGTGACTCGCTCCTAAAAAGCACTTCTGATAAACTGATGTCAGATTTTTACAGTCTGATAAAAGTGGCATTGTCCTATCAAAGACCGGATGGCGGCTTTTCCTGGCTTCTGCCCGCTGTAGCCGGAGAAGCGGACACTTCCGCCACCGCAATGATTGCTTATTCAATGGCCAGCTGGCTACGAAGCGGTGCATTCCATTCACATGCAGCAGAGCTTTCATCGGAAGTAAAAAAGTCTCTTATAAGTGCTAAGGATTTTCTTATTGAAAACACAGAAAACGGCTCTGTTTCAGGTTCTCTTAGCGGCTGCGAAGACATAGCAGTCCACAGGCAGACCTATGGTCACTATCCCTGGGGGCAGGGCTCTGCTCTCGCATTTTTAAGTATATTATAATGATTACAATTCATAGACATTTCTTATAAAATTATAAAAGGAGCTGTAAAAAATGAAAAATCATTTCTTCACAGCTCCTTTATCTTCTTTACGGCAATTATTTCTTTTTTAGATCATACCATTGGAGGCGGCAATTCATCCGTTGCCGTAAGATAAAACTGTTCAACACGGACTCCGGCTGAAAGTGCATAGTATCTGAGGGTATGTTTTCCGCCTCTTAACTTCACATCAACAAGTGGAATCCAGCGCCAGATGTTTTCTGCAGAAAATCTCCATACCGACTGTCCGCCGTACAAATCCCTTTCTGAATATATCTTATCGTCAACACCAATAGTAAAATGAGCCTTATCCGCATCCCACATAAGAATCTTTCCCCAGATTCTGTAGGTGCCTCCTCTTGTTTCAATATTATAATGCAATGAGGGCGCTTTCTTAATGGCACTCATGCCGCCCCAGGTAGTACCTCTGTATCTTTCAAGTGCCTTCTCATCCCGTATGTACATCGCAAGCCCTGTCTCACCATGCGACGGAGCATTACAGTAATCCCAGCCTTTTCCTTCGGTGTAAGCTGCTTTTGATTCCGCAAGTGCCGAAGCTGCCTCTATAAGAATCCTGCCATCCTTTTCAACTGAGGTGTGCTCACCCTGACCAACGATTTCGGCAGCAGGAAGGGGTGATCCGTAATGCGGCAGAAACTCCATATGCTCACCGATTTCAAGACAGTTTCCTTTTTGCTTTCTGAATGCATAATATACCGGCCTCGGCGGAAGCTCATATGCCTCTTTTCCATAGAAATCCCAGGAAAATCCTGCCGCATCGAAGCTGAGCGGAAGTCTTAAATCTCCGCCTCTTATTCCAAGGGTATTTTCCTGTCTCTCCCTCGTGTAAATTACAAATCTGGAAAATGAAAAATACTTATCAACAGCATGGAAAATAATCCTGTGAGATCCGGGCTTTATATTCGGGAGCCTTAAGTAGAGCTTATCTACATTATTTCTCACATTATTTTTCCATTCTCCCTTAAACTCATCGTTAGCCTTGGACTCTATTACTTCCATAGGATTTTCATCCACAGAAACACCTATTCTTATCCTTCCGACAGCATTAAGGGAAGGGAATCTGTGAAGCTCCAAAAGAAATGCTCCCGAACTTGTGACAGTAACCTCATATGTAAGAGTCGCACCTTCTGTTCTCGCCTCTACGAGAGAGCCTCTCTGTCTTCCCAGATTTGGAATGCGAACCCATGCCCCCTGAAGATCTCGGACCATATCTGCCTCAATTCGAAGCATTCCGTCGTCCTCCATGTGCGGAGGAAATACTATATTGCCTTGTCCAAGAAGGGTTATCCCTCTGAAAAGCTTTGCCTCCACAGCTATAATATGGCTTTCTCCGGTCATAAGTGCCATGACATGGATGGAATCCTTTATTGATACCACAGGATCGTCAGCCTTGACTTCACCTTTTTTGGTCATGAGCTCGATCATATCGGAAACCTGATTCCAATCAACCTCTAAAAGAAGCCTTTCCTCGCCGCATATCCTTATATCTCCGTGACCCTCAAAGCCAACCATACTGTCATCGGTTATCCTAAGCCATGAAGGAAGATCCACCGTCACTACTATCTCGTTTTCACCTGCATTTGCTACCTCAAACCATTTCTCTACAGGCTTAACAAAGGTCAGAGAATTCTCCTCGTTCTGGCAGGTCACTATAAGGTGATCCTCAGACTTATATATCGGTGGTTTGCATGCCGGATGCATGGCCGTTCTCGGCGGAGGGAAATCCTCGGGTGTCATAACCCCATCCCATTTGCCGTCAGCCATTACATGATTGTAAAAATAGAGCATACTACGCCTTGCATGATCAAAAGAAAGAGATCTGGTCGTATAATCCGCTGCGCTGTGAGTTTTTCCCTGTTTCAGACAAAGGTTGCTTCTATCGGCATAGTAATACATGGCGTAAGTATAATAAGCCGCATGTATTTTCATAAGAACCAGCTGGAAAAAAGCATCCTTTTCATTATCCGGAAGAGAATGATATATTCTGTTTCCTGTTTTGAACATATATTCATATCTGTGAATTCTGCTCACAGCCTCATCCGTATAAGCTGTCTGCGAAAAGGCATCCACGTCCATCTGCTCAACCTTGCGCACATTTGTCAGCTGGTCAAACTCGACCAGCATCGGCGCAAGCTTTTTCCCATGATGTCCGCTGAAGGTTTCATCTATCCACTTTGCCAAAAATTCAATCTCATCTGCACAAATTGTGTCTCCCTTGCCAATATCCCAGGCAAGCTGAGCATAATATGTCATCTGCTGCTCAAGAGGTTTTATCGCACCGAAATTAGTCACCCACAGCTTTCGGATGCCCTCTTCATATGCTTTTTTTAATTCATTCCTTGTCTGTGAAAGCGGAATGGAACAAAGGAAAAGATATGATGCCCCTGGAGGAGCCCAGTATGAATTATGATAGTACAGCCCGTTTCCACCCATTCGGCGTTTTTCGATTTCATTGGGATAACGCCTTACATGGCCATAATTATCATTAACCCAGATAAGAGTAAAATCGTCCGGAATATTCAATCCGTTATCATACAGTTCAAGCACCTCTTTGTAAGGTACAAAAATCTTCATAGGAGAATACTCAAGAGTATTGTCCAAAATCTGCTCCTGAGCACTTATTACATCCTGCAGAAGCTCTATCTTGGCATCTCGCAGTTCATCACCTCGAAGCCCCGCAAGTGCAACAGGTTCGAATTCTGTATCATTGATCCCTCTCATACCAAGAGTATAGGTCACTTCATAATCTTTATTCTGCTCAACTGCCTCCTGCCAATATTCAATAATTGCGTCACGGCTCTTCTCCGATGCGGTAAAGTCATACGGCATTTTGTCATATCCCTTCTTTTCAAGCCACGGACGCCATTCCTTGTTATTACTGCGCATGAGCATATCGCAATGGGAGGTTCCTATTACGATTCCCATTTTATCTGCAAGCTTTGCATTTTCAGGATTAGAATTAAATGCATTTACATGCATGGCAGGCCAAAGATAGTTCATCTTAAGCCTTAGCATTAGCTCAAATATTTTTTCATAGGTCTTAATGCCTATGGTTGTCTCACCCAGATATTTCTGTGCCCAGTGATCCAGCTCCTCTTCGTCATTAATAAAAATCCCGCGGTATTCAATACTCGGATGATCCGAAACATGATAATCATCCGGAAGTGTAATTTCCGACTTAGGATGGATCGGAACATCAGCCATAAAATACCATGGTGATACCCCAAGCTGTGTTCTGCAGAATTCATATATCCCGAAAACCGTTCCTCTCCTGTCAGAACCTGCTATTACGAGACGTCCTCTCCTGTCACGGATGACGTAGGCTTCTTTTCTTCTTCTGCCATGAGAACTGAAAAGACCTACAAGATCCTCTTCCTCAAAATCTTCACACACGCCAACTGTCCCGACCAGTATTTGTTGTGAGTCGGGATCATGAATCTCTGTATTTGTTTGAAGTACACGTTTGAAATCGCGGATTAGATTAGAAACCGCCAGTTTGACCGCTTCAGATTCGCGCTCACTGATTGTCACCACAATCGATGAGTACTGTCTGATAGTTATCCCCATAACTCTCCCCCCATGAGACTTTGGTTACTATCTTACCTTCCCCGGATAATATCTGTTGCAAAGGCTCCAAAATATCTATCCGGAAAAGTTCAATATTTTTTTACATATTCTGAATATTTACATTTTATCAATTTTTTATAAATTTGTGTCATAGCACTTTGCCGAATATTTTCCTATAAATTGTGAAAAATGACGATTTGTTAAAGCCTATTTATAACTATGCACATTTTGCTTGTTTTAATTGTTAATTTGTAGGAAAATAGAAATGGTTGCGTTTAATCTAATCGATTGGAAAATTATGAATAATAATAACATTCTCGATAAATTCATTCAGGTATTATCAGATACCGAAAATACCATGGTCGCTGCAGAGCAGGCTTTTGATCTTCTTGCGCCTTCTCTTAACATTTCCCAGATCACATTGGATATGAATATTCCAGAAACAAGGCAGACTCCCACCGGTGAAGTGAGACATCTGACCGTTTATTCGAGGGAAGTTCCTTCCGATTCTGAGGCTGAGATAGTATGGCTTGAAGAATCACACCGGACTTTTGAGAATGGACTTATTACTGTTCATGTCCACGCTCCAATTGAGACCAACTGGTCGTCAGAGGATCGCCAGCTCATTTTATCAGCTGTAAGAGTTTTTCTTTTTCATATG harbors:
- a CDS encoding lipopolysaccharide biosynthesis protein, whose product is MGRTKLAAKNITFGYVGQLATALMSFILRTIFIHRLAETLLGVNALYSNILSLLSMAELGIGTALNFSLYAPVAAKDTEKVKSYMQMYRKAYHTIAIVVAVIGLSLVPFLQYLAKNSGDIGLRDLRFYYLIFLFNTVSTYFVSYKYSLVNAEQKNYIQTNINTITKIVTVFFQIIILLIIPNFYLYLLTDAVVQLIQKIFVSSYLNKLYPYLTDKNITPLSKEEHDEVWRKTKALVMHKVGDVARLQTDTLIISSFIEVKVAGHVDNYTMVTGTIANFVNIIFNSVISGFGNLIATESKQKQYQTFKVYRFFASWVYGFSACGFFILLQPLIYLWIVRKNGPEWLLATAAVYLLITDYYFKGDRIVLSNYKTAAGVFEQDKYLALIQGLVNLVISIVLVQKIGLAGIYVGTVISGLIANITKPVIIYRVCFERSAASYFADSIKYILTEAAIICLLYFISIFVLKEITLVSFAVMIVIVTIVFNSVFWILFHKTYEYTYLKNIVLRKLGKA
- a CDS encoding glycoside hydrolase family 88 protein codes for the protein MNQETIEQMIRVTSTDLLEINNYSAKDLMKDAAKKALGRATTNRDPMFWPAGLLMLGLTEAVFAPSGEVLGLISDPVRENAIAVLRSYFDKWIKSGSDAHYVDDSIAGVALINLFKGTDEKRYQHGAVKIANFLAQCPKNSEESIIYNPSKGNDLVYADGAGQSAMFLSKYATEFHKKNALLLAAKQLINFHSNGFDERSGLPYHAFSLSSEKKLGIIGWGRAVGWLMMGYSELLANLQKESDHSENAISDSLLKSTSDKLMSDFYSLIKVALSYQRPDGGFSWLLPAVAGEADTSATAMIAYSMASWLRSGAFHSHAAELSSEVKKSLISAKDFLIENTENGSVSGSLSGCEDIAVHRQTYGHYPWGQGSALAFLSIL
- a CDS encoding glycosyl hydrolase 115 family protein, whose product is MGITIRQYSSIVVTISERESEAVKLAVSNLIRDFKRVLQTNTEIHDPDSQQILVGTVGVCEDFEEEDLVGLFSSHGRRRKEAYVIRDRRGRLVIAGSDRRGTVFGIYEFCRTQLGVSPWYFMADVPIHPKSEITLPDDYHVSDHPSIEYRGIFINDEEELDHWAQKYLGETTIGIKTYEKIFELMLRLKMNYLWPAMHVNAFNSNPENAKLADKMGIVIGTSHCDMLMRSNNKEWRPWLEKKGYDKMPYDFTASEKSRDAIIEYWQEAVEQNKDYEVTYTLGMRGINDTEFEPVALAGLRGDELRDAKIELLQDVISAQEQILDNTLEYSPMKIFVPYKEVLELYDNGLNIPDDFTLIWVNDNYGHVRRYPNEIEKRRMGGNGLYYHNSYWAPPGASYLFLCSIPLSQTRNELKKAYEEGIRKLWVTNFGAIKPLEQQMTYYAQLAWDIGKGDTICADEIEFLAKWIDETFSGHHGKKLAPMLVEFDQLTNVRKVEQMDVDAFSQTAYTDEAVSRIHRYEYMFKTGNRIYHSLPDNEKDAFFQLVLMKIHAAYYTYAMYYYADRSNLCLKQGKTHSAADYTTRSLSFDHARRSMLYFYNHVMADGKWDGVMTPEDFPPPRTAMHPACKPPIYKSEDHLIVTCQNEENSLTFVKPVEKWFEVANAGENEIVVTVDLPSWLRITDDSMVGFEGHGDIRICGEERLLLEVDWNQVSDMIELMTKKGEVKADDPVVSIKDSIHVMALMTGESHIIAVEAKLFRGITLLGQGNIVFPPHMEDDGMLRIEADMVRDLQGAWVRIPNLGRQRGSLVEARTEGATLTYEVTVTSSGAFLLELHRFPSLNAVGRIRIGVSVDENPMEVIESKANDEFKGEWKNNVRNNVDKLYLRLPNIKPGSHRIIFHAVDKYFSFSRFVIYTRERQENTLGIRGGDLRLPLSFDAAGFSWDFYGKEAYELPPRPVYYAFRKQKGNCLEIGEHMEFLPHYGSPLPAAEIVGQGEHTSVEKDGRILIEAASALAESKAAYTEGKGWDYCNAPSHGETGLAMYIRDEKALERYRGTTWGGMSAIKKAPSLHYNIETRGGTYRIWGKILMWDADKAHFTIGVDDKIYSERDLYGGQSVWRFSAENIWRWIPLVDVKLRGGKHTLRYYALSAGVRVEQFYLTATDELPPPMV